In Carya illinoinensis cultivar Pawnee chromosome 16, C.illinoinensisPawnee_v1, whole genome shotgun sequence, a single window of DNA contains:
- the LOC122299584 gene encoding UDP-glycosyltransferase 90A2-like, translating to MAAAPPSLHLVIFPYMAQGHTIPLLDISKAFAIRGLKVVIITTPSNASFIVSKTSKHPNISLSIIPFPRVPELPEGCENTADLPSMALLSTFVEATKKMKQPFEGVLIDMIAYGHSPICVISDFFLSWTLDSCHSFGIPRIVFHGMGALSMAICKSLTLLPLRTKPSLELDLIELPNLKLPFTLQKADIPEGLLDFDPNDHFARIIVETGEADINSWGVLVNSFEELEGDYVGAFESFYFNNAKAYCLGPFFLYNELKQEVKAEKVQMQSYSYIKWLEKQAGFDGRTVIYVSFGTQAHLSKDQLDEIAFGLEMAEHPFIWVVRSRTWAAPKGWKERVKEKGLVLHDWADQRSILSHPAIGGFLSHCGWNSMLESISMGVPLLAWPMLGVSEQELNAKFIVLGWGAGLMIPHRGNGGEKIMTVGRDVICNRVKELMGGEKGRKAREKAQALGRKARGAVEKCGSSDKKLDQLIDQLSNNKNGKS from the coding sequence ATGGCTGCTGCTCCCCCATCACTCCATTTAGTGATCTTTCCTTATATGGCCCAGGGCCACACCATCCCATTACTAGACATCTCAAAAGCCTTTGCAATCCGTGGCCTAAAGGTCGTCATCATCACCACCCCATCAAATGCTTCATTCATTGTTTCTAAAACCTCCAAGCATCCTAATATCTCATTGTCAATCATCCCATTTCCAAGAGTTCCAGAGTTGCCTGAAGGATGTGAGAACACTGCTGACCTTCCTTCAATGGCTCTATTGAGTACTTTTGTTGAAGCCACTAAGAAAATGAAACAACCGTTTGAGGGTGTTCTAATAGACATGATTGCTTATGGGCATTCCCCAATTTGCGTGATCTCCGACTTCTTCTTAAGTTGGACACTCGATTCATGCCATTCATTCGGAATCCCACGCATTGTTTTTCATGGAATGGGAGCTTTATCAATGGCTATTTGTAAGTCTCTTACTTTACTTCCCCTTAGAACAAAGCCTTCCTTAGAATTGGATCTTATAGAATTGCCAAACTTGAAACTGCCATTCACACTACAAAAAGCTGACATCCCTGAAGGCCTCCTGGATTTTGATCCAAATGACCATTTTGCACGCATCATCGTAGAGACTGGAGAAGCGGATATCAACAGTTGGGGCGTTCTTGTTAATAGTTTTGAAGAGCTCGAGGGTGATTATGTTGGTGCATTTGAGTCTTTCTATTTCAACAATGCTAAAGCATACTGTTTAGGACCATTTTTCCTATACAATGAACTTAAACAAGAAGTGAAGGCTGAGAAGGTGCAAATGCAATCCTATTCCTACATCAAATGGCTTGAGAAGCAAGCTGGTTTTGATGGTCGTACTGTGATCTATGTTTCATTTGGCACCCAAGCACACTTGTCAAAAGATCAGCTTGACGAGATTGCCTTTGGGTTAGAGATGGCTGAACATCCATTCATTTGGGTAGTAAGGTCAAGGACTTGGGCTGCACCAAAGGGATGGAAAGAGAGGGTGAAGGAAAAAGGGTTGGTTTTACATGATTGGGCGGACCAAAGAAGCATCCTTTCCCACCCTGCAATAGGAGGGTTTTTGAGTCATTGTGGATGGAACTCCATGTTGGAAAGCATTTCAATGGGTGTCCCACTTCTGGCTTGGCCAATGCTAGGTGTTTCAGAGCAAGAACTCAATGCCAAGTTTATCGTTTTGGGATGGGGAGCTGGGTTAATGATCCCACACAGAGGTAATGGTGGGGAGAAAATCATGACAGTTGGTCGTGATGTGATTTGTAATAGAGTGAAGGAGTTGATGGGAGGTGAGAAAGGGAGAAAGGCTAGGGAGAAGGCACAAGCATTGGGAAGAAAGGCAAGAGGTgctgtggaaaaatgtggttctTCTGATAAGAAACTGGACCAACTGATTGACCAACTCAGCAAtaataaaaatggaaaatcCTGA
- the LOC122299586 gene encoding egg cell-secreted protein 1.1 yields the protein MAYTSFILFFLTVSLALSMASMAVMSRPLGTSTTSTTPSLRARLKLDDGDHDQSPNCWDSLLQLHACSAEVILFFVNGETYLGPGCCQAIRVIGHQCWPEMFGSLGFTTEEGDVLQGYCDAAAHMINSPPPSPSPPSVSPNKIMQPENLVP from the coding sequence ATGGCTTAtacttctttcattcttttctttttaactgtTTCTCTAGCTTTGAGCATGGCATCCATGGCCGTCATGTCCCGACCATTGGGCACCAGTACTACTAGTACTACCCCAAGCCTCAGGGCTCGATTAAAACTGGATGATGGTGATCATGATCAATCTCCAAACTGCTGGGACTCTTTGCTTCAGCTCCATGCATGCAGCGCGGAGGTTATACTTTTCTTCGTTAATGGGGAGACTTATTTAGGCCCCGGCTGTTGCCAAGCCATCCGAGTCATCGGACACCAATGCTGGCCTGAGATGTTTGGCTCCCTCGGATTTACCACGGAAGAGGGTGATGTTCTCCAGGGCTACTGTGATGCGGCTGCCCACATGATCAATTCCCCACCACCATCGCCTTCGCCTCCATCCGTTTCACCTAACAAAATTATGCAGCCGGAAAACTTGGTTCCTTAA